The proteins below are encoded in one region of Pongo pygmaeus isolate AG05252 chromosome 20, NHGRI_mPonPyg2-v2.0_pri, whole genome shotgun sequence:
- the GP6 gene encoding platelet glycoprotein VI — MEPQDRGQLSAMPAASWHYLSRETEDSGRPRTGGRQASSVLYGAVLAAVDCPAGLCLGHVPAQSGPLPKPSLQALPSSLVPLEKPVTLRCQGPPGVDLYRLEKLSSSRYQDQAVLFIPAMKRSLAGRYRCSYQNGSLWSLPSDQLELIATGVFAKPSLSAQPGPAVSSGGDVTLQCQTRYGFDQFALYKEGDPAPYKNPERWYRASFPIITVTAAHSGTYRCYSFSSGDPYLWSAPSDPLELVVTATSVTPSQLPTEPPSSVAEATAELTVSFTNKVFTTETSRSITASPKESDSPAGPVHQYYTKGNLVRICLGAVILILLAGFLAEDWHSRRKRLRHRVRAVQRPLPPLPQTQKSHGGQDGGRPDVHSRGLCS; from the exons ATGGAGCCGCAAGACCGAGGACAGCTGTCCGCCATGCCTGCAGCTTCCTGGCACTACCTGAGCCGGGAGACCGAGGACT CTGGGAGACCCAGGACTGGCGGCCGCCAAGCCAGCAGCGTCCTCTACGGGGCGGTGCTGGCCGCAGTGGACTGCCCTGCAG gGCTGTGTCTGGGGCATGTGCCAGCACAAAGTG GACCGCTCCCCAAGCCCTCCCTCCAGGCTCTGCCCAGCTCCCTGGTGCCCCTGGAGAAGCCAGTGACCCTCCGGTGCCAGGGACCTCCGGGCGTGGACCTGTACCGCCTGGAGAAGCTGAGTTCCAGCAGGTACCAGGATCAGGCGGTCCTCTTCATCCCGGCCATGAAGAGAAGTCTGGCTGGACGCTACCGCTGCTCCTACCAGAACGGAAGCCTCTGGTCCCTGCCCAGCGACCAGCTGGAGCTCATTGCCACCG gAGTTTTTGCGAAGCCCTCGCTCTCAGCCCAGCCCGGCCCAGCGGTGTCCTCAGGAGGGGACGTAACCCTACAGTGTCAGACTCGGTATGGCTTTGACCAATTTGCTCTGTACAAGGAAGGGGACCCTGCGCCCTACAAGAATCCCGAGAGGTGGTACCGGGCTAGTTTCCCCATCATCACGGTGACCGCCGCCCACAGCGGAACCTACCGATGCTACAGCTTCTCCAGTGGGGACCCATACCTGTGGTCGGCCCCCAGCGACCCCCTGGAGCTCGTGGTCACAG CAACCTCTGTGACCCCCAGCCAGTTACCAACAGAACCACCTTCCTCGGTAGCAG AAGCCACCGCTGAACTGACCGTCTCATTCACAAACAAAGTCTTCACAACTG AGACTTCTAGGAGTATCACCGCCAGTCCAAAGGAGTCAGACTCTCCAGCTG GTCCTGTCCACCAGTACTACACCAAGGGCAACCTGGTCCGGATATGCCTTGGGGCTGTGATCCTAATACTCCTGGCGGGGTTTCTGGCAGAGGACTGGCACAGCCGGAGGAAGCGCCTGCGGCACAGGGTCAGGGCTGTGCAGAGGCCGCTTCCGCCCCTCCCGCAGACCCAGAAATCACACGGGGGTCAGGATGGAGGCCGACCGGATGTTCACAGCCGCGGGTTATGTTCATGA